The proteins below come from a single Arthrobacter sp. B1I2 genomic window:
- the tgt gene encoding tRNA guanosine(34) transglycosylase Tgt has product MPANPAFALPDTQSQFSFKVGTRLAGSCPPTNTQVAENGGEFLGRTGTITTPHGDIQTPAFIAVGTKATVKAVLPESMADLGAQALLANAYHLYLQPGPDILDEAGGLGAFMNWPGPTFTDSGGFQVMSLGSGFKKVIDMKSVDASGPDDAVAPGKERLAHIDDDGVWFKSHLNGDRHRFSPEISMQVQHQIGADIMFAFDELTTLQNSRRYQEESLERTRLWAERCIEEHFRLTEERAGKPYQALFGVIQGAQYEDLRRKACRDLGAMPFDGFGIGGALEKENLGTIVRWCNEELPEDKPRHLLGISEPDDIFTAVENGADTFDCVSPTRVARNSAFYTPYGRFNLSGAKYKRDFGPLQEGCDCYACANYSRAYIHHLFKAKEMVSATLISIHNERFVVKMVDDARLAIESGTFFDFKAETLGRYYS; this is encoded by the coding sequence GTGCCAGCCAACCCTGCTTTCGCCCTGCCTGATACCCAGTCCCAGTTTTCGTTCAAGGTAGGCACTCGCCTTGCCGGGTCCTGCCCGCCCACGAACACGCAGGTGGCGGAAAACGGCGGGGAGTTCCTGGGCCGCACCGGCACCATCACCACCCCGCACGGTGACATCCAAACGCCGGCGTTCATCGCCGTCGGAACCAAGGCCACGGTGAAGGCCGTCCTCCCGGAATCCATGGCGGACCTGGGCGCCCAGGCGCTCCTGGCCAACGCCTACCACCTGTACCTGCAGCCCGGACCGGACATCCTGGACGAGGCCGGCGGCCTGGGTGCCTTCATGAACTGGCCCGGCCCCACCTTCACGGACTCCGGCGGATTCCAGGTGATGAGCCTGGGCTCGGGATTCAAGAAGGTCATTGACATGAAGTCTGTGGACGCGTCCGGACCCGACGACGCCGTGGCCCCCGGCAAGGAACGCCTGGCGCACATCGATGACGACGGCGTCTGGTTCAAGTCGCACCTGAACGGTGACCGCCACCGGTTCTCCCCCGAGATCTCCATGCAGGTCCAGCACCAGATCGGTGCGGACATCATGTTCGCTTTCGACGAGCTGACCACCCTGCAGAACTCCCGGCGCTACCAGGAGGAATCGCTGGAGCGCACCCGGTTGTGGGCGGAGCGGTGCATTGAAGAGCATTTCCGCCTCACGGAGGAACGGGCGGGCAAGCCCTACCAGGCGCTGTTCGGCGTGATCCAGGGCGCCCAGTACGAGGACCTGCGCCGGAAGGCGTGCCGCGATCTTGGAGCCATGCCGTTCGACGGGTTTGGCATTGGTGGGGCGCTGGAGAAGGAGAACCTGGGCACGATTGTCCGCTGGTGCAACGAGGAACTGCCGGAAGACAAGCCCCGGCACCTGCTGGGCATTTCCGAGCCGGACGACATCTTCACGGCCGTCGAAAACGGCGCCGACACCTTCGACTGCGTCTCCCCCACCCGCGTGGCGCGGAACTCCGCGTTCTACACGCCCTACGGCCGGTTCAACCTCTCCGGCGCCAAGTACAAACGCGATTTCGGGCCGCTGCAGGAGGGCTGCGACTGCTACGCCTGCGCCAACTACTCGCGGGCCTACATCCACCACCTGTTCAAGGCCAAGGAGATGGTGTCCGCCACCCTGATCTCCATCCACAATGAGCGGTTCGTGGTGAAGATGGTGGATGATGCCCGGCTGGCCATCGAATCGGGGACGTTCTTCGACTTCAAGGCGGAGACCCTGGGCCGGTACTACTCCTAG
- a CDS encoding response regulator transcription factor, which produces MAVDVLIVEDDEAMAGALTAAVESAGHHPQRVSRGADALLSHRSFQVILLDLGLPDMDGLEVLRKLRQVTNVPILILTARDDERSVVLGLRSGADDYLVKPVKLVELLARIEAVTRRAGRAGGVPQEDIIVLDDLAIDLNRRTASRGAAPLPLTATEFELLALLARHAGSVVTREQILDALWGDAFLASSRSLDVHLTGLRAKLQKPGFIINVRGVGYRVEAGGA; this is translated from the coding sequence ATGGCCGTGGACGTGCTGATCGTCGAAGACGACGAGGCCATGGCCGGTGCCCTGACTGCCGCCGTCGAAAGTGCCGGCCACCACCCGCAGCGGGTGTCGCGGGGTGCGGACGCGCTGCTTTCGCACCGGAGCTTCCAAGTGATCCTCCTGGACCTGGGGCTTCCGGACATGGACGGGCTCGAGGTCCTGCGCAAGCTGCGGCAGGTCACGAATGTTCCCATCCTGATTTTGACCGCGCGCGACGACGAGCGCAGCGTAGTGCTCGGGCTCCGCTCCGGCGCGGACGACTACCTGGTCAAGCCGGTCAAGCTCGTGGAACTGCTGGCCCGGATCGAAGCGGTGACACGGCGGGCAGGACGCGCCGGCGGCGTTCCCCAGGAGGACATCATTGTGCTGGACGACCTGGCCATCGACCTGAACCGGCGCACCGCTTCCAGGGGAGCCGCGCCCCTCCCCCTGACTGCCACGGAATTTGAACTCCTGGCCCTGCTGGCCCGCCACGCGGGGTCGGTGGTCACCCGTGAACAAATCCTCGACGCCCTGTGGGGCGATGCCTTCCTGGCCTCCTCCCGGTCCCTGGACGTGCACCTGACCGGACTGCGGGCCAAACTGCAGAAGCCCGGCTTCATCATCAATGTGCGCGGGGTGGGCTACCGGGTGGAGGCGGGCGGCGCATGA
- a CDS encoding dienelactone hydrolase family protein, translating into MPIEIPAAEGTADALVARPSTGTGPFPGVILYMDAFGLRPRIQEMAQRIADWGYVVLAPNVFYRDGTAAELAPAADMSTQEGREAAGKAAFPRIGRLTTDKALPDIDAWVSALKTLDGVAPGPIGTVGYCMGARLAVRTATSHPEVVAACGGFHAGGLATDEPDSPHLGLKNARARFVFGHADHDRSMAPDAVTRLGAALQSAGLEASNDIYQGAPHGYTMADTPVFHPEATERHFKELRALLDGTLKA; encoded by the coding sequence ATGCCCATCGAGATCCCTGCCGCAGAAGGCACAGCAGATGCCCTGGTGGCCCGCCCGTCCACCGGAACCGGTCCTTTTCCCGGCGTCATCCTCTACATGGACGCCTTCGGCCTGCGCCCCCGCATCCAGGAGATGGCCCAGCGCATCGCTGACTGGGGCTACGTGGTGCTGGCGCCGAACGTTTTCTACCGTGACGGAACGGCCGCCGAACTCGCACCGGCCGCGGACATGTCCACCCAGGAAGGCAGGGAAGCCGCCGGCAAGGCCGCCTTCCCGCGGATTGGCCGCCTGACAACGGACAAGGCGCTGCCGGACATCGATGCGTGGGTTTCCGCGCTGAAAACGCTCGACGGCGTGGCGCCCGGTCCCATCGGCACCGTGGGCTACTGCATGGGCGCCCGGCTCGCTGTCCGCACCGCCACCTCGCATCCGGAAGTGGTGGCAGCCTGCGGCGGTTTCCACGCCGGCGGCCTGGCCACGGACGAACCGGACAGCCCGCACCTGGGTCTGAAGAATGCACGGGCGCGCTTCGTGTTCGGCCACGCGGACCATGACCGGAGCATGGCACCCGACGCCGTCACCCGGCTGGGTGCGGCGCTCCAGTCCGCGGGGCTCGAGGCGTCCAACGACATCTACCAAGGGGCGCCGCACGGGTACACGATGGCGGACACGCCGGTTTTCCACCCCGAAGCCACCGAGCGGCACTTCAAGGAGCTGCGGGCTTTGCTGGACGGGACGCTGAAGGCCTGA
- a CDS encoding type IV toxin-antitoxin system AbiEi family antitoxin domain-containing protein, which translates to MTAQQPVRLPALPSTGNLWRTGQLHEKGLNSRAIKALVLHGKLVRLRHGCYIRAALWEKQTSPVRSRQLIRAHAHGTLTTSAGGYVYSHTSAARLHGLYLWDVDDMIHLLLPGSPSSERLGKDVRGHTRPWTTSEVLTLGGLRVTSLERTVVDCAMMLGCRQALVLTDHAIRLGADKALMESMAEGLQGRRGIRTLRLALAHADPRSESPGETLTRELLTRLHLPLPEPQVAVATRAGRYRLDFAWKEEKVALEFDGKTKYFDYRPTAEVLFQERQREKALTENGWIFVRVTWADLFREHEFKARVLAALRR; encoded by the coding sequence ATGACAGCACAGCAGCCCGTCCGTCTCCCCGCTCTTCCAAGCACCGGCAACCTGTGGCGAACGGGGCAACTGCACGAGAAGGGCCTCAATTCCCGGGCCATCAAGGCCTTGGTCCTCCACGGGAAGCTGGTCCGGCTTCGCCACGGCTGCTACATCCGCGCTGCGCTGTGGGAGAAGCAGACAAGTCCCGTCCGTAGCAGGCAGCTGATTCGCGCCCATGCGCACGGAACGCTGACCACCTCAGCGGGTGGCTATGTGTACAGCCACACCTCGGCCGCCCGGCTGCACGGTCTGTATCTGTGGGATGTTGACGACATGATCCACCTTCTGCTGCCGGGGAGCCCTTCCAGCGAGCGGCTCGGCAAGGATGTCCGGGGCCACACCCGGCCTTGGACCACGTCGGAGGTGCTGACTCTCGGCGGTCTCCGGGTGACCTCGCTGGAGCGGACGGTAGTGGATTGCGCCATGATGCTGGGTTGCCGGCAGGCACTGGTGCTGACGGACCACGCCATCCGGCTCGGTGCTGACAAAGCCCTAATGGAAAGTATGGCTGAGGGCCTGCAGGGACGTCGCGGTATCCGGACCCTCCGGCTGGCCCTCGCCCACGCAGATCCACGTTCGGAGTCACCCGGTGAGACACTCACCCGCGAACTCCTGACACGGCTGCACCTTCCCCTGCCGGAGCCCCAGGTCGCGGTAGCGACACGTGCTGGCCGGTATCGGCTGGACTTCGCCTGGAAGGAGGAGAAGGTTGCACTCGAATTCGACGGGAAAACAAAGTACTTCGACTACAGGCCTACGGCTGAGGTGCTGTTTCAGGAGCGGCAGCGCGAGAAGGCCCTCACCGAGAACGGTTGGATCTTTGTGCGCGTGACATGGGCCGACCTTTTCCGCGAGCATGAGTTCAAAGCCCGTGTCCTTGCCGCGCTCAGGCGGTAG
- a CDS encoding TetR/AcrR family transcriptional regulator produces MAAKSEQTRQRVAEVALRMFREIGFEKTTMRGIAAEAGVSVGNAYYYFASKDDLVHELYVRVQAEHAASAAEALGEASGLADRLRATLHAGLDVMAPYHRFGADFVATAIRPTSPVSPFSAKSAPAREAALEIFRLAVDGARPAVPKKLRNDLPELLWLCYMGITLFWVYDTSAEQQRTRKLVDGAAPLIARGLSLARIPGVSKVLDDVLSLSRSVRD; encoded by the coding sequence ATGGCCGCCAAGAGTGAACAGACCAGGCAGCGGGTAGCGGAGGTTGCCTTGCGCATGTTCCGTGAGATCGGCTTCGAGAAGACCACCATGCGCGGGATTGCCGCCGAGGCAGGGGTCTCGGTGGGGAATGCCTACTACTACTTCGCCTCCAAGGATGACCTGGTCCACGAGTTGTATGTCCGGGTGCAGGCAGAGCACGCCGCCAGCGCCGCTGAAGCCCTGGGTGAAGCCAGCGGACTCGCCGACCGGCTACGGGCCACGCTGCACGCAGGCCTGGACGTCATGGCGCCCTACCACCGCTTTGGCGCCGACTTCGTAGCCACCGCCATCAGGCCCACATCGCCCGTGAGTCCTTTCTCCGCGAAATCCGCTCCGGCCCGGGAAGCCGCCCTGGAGATCTTCAGGCTGGCCGTCGACGGCGCCAGGCCCGCGGTTCCCAAAAAGCTGCGGAACGACCTGCCGGAACTGCTGTGGCTGTGCTACATGGGCATCACCCTCTTTTGGGTTTATGACACCTCGGCGGAGCAGCAACGGACCAGGAAGCTGGTGGACGGCGCCGCCCCGCTGATCGCCCGGGGACTCTCGCTGGCCCGCATTCCAGGTGTCAGCAAGGTCCTGGACGACGTCCTCAGCCTGAGCCGCAGCGTCCGCGACTAG
- a CDS encoding MFS transporter has translation MSTQHAAPRSEAAQTRRAVGNILKGSAGNLVEWYDLYVYTVFAAYFQAHFFNSKDELQAGLEAMAVFSTSFLMRPIGAWFFGRYADRKGRKAALTLSVTMMSAGSFAIAVLPTQDVIGLWAMILLVLVRVIQGFSVGGEYGTSATYMSEAATSKRRGFFSSFQYVTLIGGQMLALLVLVVLQNVMPKGDLGEWGWRIPFAIGGVAALVVLWLRRSMEETVSAEQIEAAKTPAVPGQAQPGTMKLLFTSYWKPLLICIGITLGGTVAFYTYTNFILKFMNDTSGIAKTDTSVINFWALFIFMLLQPVYGIISDKVGRKPLLLWFGITGVLFTWPLLSTLAGTKDPFTAFLLMMGGLLVVGGYTSINALVKAELFPASIRALGVGLGYAIANSLFGGTVPLIGAAFQKAEREDLFFTYVTVAIAISLVVYIFALKNKKATHLDAEQGHAWASNAADGKDKNSLSV, from the coding sequence ATGAGCACCCAACACGCCGCGCCCCGATCGGAGGCAGCCCAGACCCGCCGGGCCGTGGGCAACATCCTGAAGGGCTCCGCCGGCAACCTTGTGGAATGGTACGACCTCTACGTCTACACCGTCTTTGCCGCCTACTTCCAGGCCCACTTCTTCAACTCCAAGGACGAGCTCCAGGCGGGCCTTGAGGCGATGGCCGTCTTTTCGACGTCGTTCCTCATGCGCCCCATCGGCGCCTGGTTCTTCGGCCGGTACGCGGACCGCAAGGGCCGCAAGGCCGCCCTGACGCTGAGCGTGACCATGATGTCCGCCGGCTCCTTCGCCATTGCCGTGCTGCCCACGCAGGACGTGATCGGCCTGTGGGCCATGATCCTGCTGGTGCTGGTCCGCGTGATCCAGGGCTTCTCCGTGGGCGGCGAGTACGGCACCAGCGCCACCTACATGTCCGAGGCCGCCACTTCCAAGCGCCGCGGCTTCTTCTCCAGCTTCCAGTACGTCACCCTGATCGGCGGCCAGATGCTGGCCCTGTTGGTGCTGGTCGTCCTGCAGAACGTGATGCCCAAGGGCGACCTGGGCGAGTGGGGCTGGCGGATCCCGTTCGCCATCGGCGGCGTCGCAGCCCTCGTGGTGCTCTGGCTGCGCCGCTCCATGGAGGAAACCGTCTCCGCCGAACAGATCGAGGCAGCCAAGACCCCCGCCGTGCCCGGCCAGGCCCAGCCTGGCACCATGAAGCTCCTGTTCACCAGCTACTGGAAGCCGCTGCTGATCTGCATCGGCATCACCCTCGGTGGCACCGTGGCGTTCTACACGTACACCAACTTCATCCTGAAGTTCATGAACGATACGTCCGGCATCGCCAAGACCGACACCTCCGTGATCAACTTCTGGGCCCTGTTCATTTTCATGCTCCTGCAGCCGGTCTACGGCATCATTTCGGACAAGGTGGGCCGCAAGCCGCTGCTGCTCTGGTTCGGCATCACCGGCGTCCTCTTCACCTGGCCGCTGCTGTCCACCCTGGCCGGCACCAAGGATCCGTTCACCGCATTCCTGCTGATGATGGGCGGCCTGCTGGTCGTGGGCGGCTACACCTCCATCAACGCGCTGGTGAAGGCCGAGCTCTTCCCGGCCTCCATCCGCGCCCTCGGTGTGGGCCTGGGCTACGCGATCGCCAACTCGCTCTTCGGCGGCACGGTTCCGCTGATCGGCGCCGCGTTCCAGAAGGCGGAACGGGAAGACCTGTTCTTCACCTATGTCACGGTCGCCATCGCCATTTCGCTGGTGGTGTACATCTTCGCGTTGAAGAACAAGAAGGCCACGCACCTGGACGCCGAACAGGGCCACGCCTGGGCATCCAACGCGGCCGACGGCAAAGACAAGAATTCCCTCAGCGTTTAG
- a CDS encoding hydroxymethylpyrimidine/phosphomethylpyrimidine kinase — MTSVSADATLSATRPAVVLTIAGSEATGGAGAQADLKTFQELGVFGIANLTCIVSFDPKESWNHRFVPVDQQVIADQLEATTAAYGPASAAPSALDTVKIGMLGSPATISTVAGALQENNFANVVLDPVLICKGQEPGHALDTDQALKAQILPLATFVTPNHFEAESLSGLEITDVESLKAAAVRIHELSGAAVLAKGGVRLEGPDAVDVFYDGETLEVLSAPKVGEVAVSGAGCSLAAAVTAELAKGASPLEAARTAKDFVTAGIRNRVASGAPFDALWQGGPR; from the coding sequence ATGACTTCCGTTTCCGCTGACGCAACGTTGTCCGCCACCCGTCCCGCCGTCGTCCTCACCATCGCCGGCTCCGAGGCCACCGGCGGCGCCGGCGCCCAGGCCGACCTGAAGACCTTCCAGGAACTCGGCGTCTTCGGCATCGCCAACCTCACGTGCATCGTCTCCTTCGACCCGAAGGAGAGCTGGAACCACCGCTTCGTGCCCGTGGACCAGCAGGTGATTGCCGACCAACTGGAGGCGACGACGGCAGCCTACGGTCCGGCGTCGGCCGCGCCTTCTGCTTTGGACACCGTGAAGATCGGCATGCTGGGGAGCCCGGCCACCATCAGCACGGTGGCCGGGGCGCTGCAGGAGAACAACTTCGCCAACGTGGTCCTGGATCCGGTGCTGATCTGCAAGGGCCAGGAGCCGGGGCATGCGCTGGACACGGACCAGGCCCTGAAGGCGCAGATCCTGCCGCTGGCCACGTTCGTCACGCCCAACCACTTCGAGGCTGAGTCGCTGTCCGGCCTGGAGATCACCGACGTCGAGTCCCTGAAGGCCGCGGCCGTCCGCATCCACGAGCTTAGCGGCGCAGCAGTCCTGGCCAAGGGCGGGGTGCGGCTGGAAGGCCCTGACGCCGTCGACGTCTTTTACGACGGCGAAACCCTGGAAGTCCTGAGCGCCCCGAAGGTGGGCGAAGTGGCCGTCTCCGGTGCCGGCTGCTCGCTCGCTGCGGCCGTCACGGCGGAACTCGCCAAGGGCGCCAGCCCGCTTGAGGCGGCACGGACTGCCAAGGACTTCGTCACCGCCGGAATCCGGAACCGGGTGGCCTCCGGCGCCCCCTTCGACGCCCTCTGGCAGGGCGGCCCCCGCTAG
- a CDS encoding pyruvate dehydrogenase, whose product MAKELATQLIEQLQAAGVQRIYGIVGDSLNPIVDAVRQTGGSAKGGIDWVHVRHEEAAAFAAAAEAQLTGKLAVCAGSCGPGNLHLINGLYDANRSGAPVLAIASHIPSKQIGSTFFQETHPDRLFNECSVYSELVSTAEQAPRVMHSAIQHALGLGGVAVVTLPGDIAGLEATAPTPLPATFRPASLVPDPGSVQALADAINDAGKVAIFAGAGVEGAHAELMALAELAKAPVGHSLRGKDFVQYNNPFDIGMTGLLGYGAAAEGIEDADLLILLGTDFPYDQFLPDTRTAQVDRAAQRLGRRTDVDIAVHGDVLPTLRALLPLVKAKKSRRFLDQMLKKHDRLMNKAVGAYTRKVEKKQPIHPEYAASLLDQVAAEDAIFTADTGMCNVWTARYINPLGTRRLIGSFLHGSMANALPHAIGAQLAYPGRQVISVSGDGGLSMLLGELITAATYKLPVNVVVFNNSTLGMVKLEMLVDGLPDFGVDVPDANYAAVAQALGFHAVRVTDPAHIEAAYREAFAHPGPSLVELITDPKALSIPPKISGSQVIGFATAMSKVVLNRGAGEAVSMARSNLRNIPRR is encoded by the coding sequence ATGGCCAAGGAACTTGCCACCCAGCTCATCGAACAACTCCAGGCTGCCGGCGTGCAGCGGATCTACGGGATTGTGGGGGACAGCCTGAACCCCATCGTGGACGCCGTCCGCCAGACGGGAGGCTCCGCGAAGGGCGGGATTGACTGGGTGCACGTCCGGCATGAAGAAGCCGCTGCCTTCGCGGCGGCCGCCGAAGCCCAGCTCACCGGAAAACTCGCGGTTTGCGCCGGCTCCTGCGGTCCCGGCAACCTGCACCTGATCAACGGCCTCTACGACGCCAACCGGTCGGGGGCGCCCGTGCTGGCCATCGCCTCGCACATTCCCAGCAAGCAGATCGGCAGCACGTTCTTCCAGGAGACCCACCCGGACCGGCTGTTCAACGAATGCTCGGTGTACTCCGAACTCGTCAGCACCGCCGAGCAGGCGCCCCGCGTCATGCACAGCGCCATCCAGCACGCGCTGGGACTCGGGGGAGTCGCCGTTGTGACCCTGCCCGGTGACATCGCCGGCCTGGAGGCCACGGCCCCGACGCCGCTTCCCGCCACGTTCCGGCCCGCCAGCCTGGTCCCGGACCCGGGCAGCGTCCAGGCGCTCGCCGATGCCATCAACGACGCCGGGAAGGTGGCCATTTTCGCGGGTGCCGGCGTCGAAGGCGCCCACGCCGAACTGATGGCGCTCGCCGAGCTGGCCAAGGCGCCGGTGGGGCACTCGCTGCGCGGCAAGGACTTTGTCCAGTACAACAACCCGTTCGACATCGGCATGACCGGACTGCTGGGCTACGGGGCGGCGGCTGAAGGCATCGAGGACGCCGACCTGCTGATCCTGCTGGGCACAGACTTCCCCTACGACCAGTTCCTGCCGGACACCCGGACGGCCCAGGTGGACCGGGCGGCGCAGCGGCTGGGCCGGCGGACCGACGTCGATATCGCCGTCCATGGCGACGTACTGCCCACCCTGCGCGCACTGCTGCCGCTGGTGAAGGCCAAGAAGAGCCGCCGTTTCCTGGATCAGATGCTCAAGAAGCACGACCGGCTGATGAACAAGGCCGTGGGCGCCTACACCCGGAAAGTGGAGAAGAAGCAGCCCATCCACCCGGAGTATGCGGCCTCGCTGCTGGACCAAGTGGCGGCGGAGGACGCCATCTTCACCGCCGATACGGGCATGTGCAACGTCTGGACGGCGCGCTACATCAATCCGCTGGGGACCCGCCGGCTGATCGGGTCCTTCCTGCACGGCTCCATGGCCAACGCCCTTCCCCATGCCATCGGCGCGCAGCTGGCATACCCCGGCCGGCAGGTCATCTCGGTTTCCGGGGACGGCGGGCTGTCCATGCTGCTGGGTGAGCTCATCACCGCCGCCACCTACAAGCTGCCCGTCAACGTGGTGGTGTTCAACAACTCCACCCTGGGCATGGTCAAGCTCGAAATGCTGGTGGACGGGCTGCCCGACTTCGGCGTGGATGTCCCGGACGCTAACTACGCCGCCGTGGCCCAGGCCCTGGGCTTCCACGCCGTCCGGGTCACGGATCCTGCGCACATCGAGGCGGCGTACCGAGAGGCGTTCGCGCACCCCGGCCCGTCACTGGTGGAACTCATCACCGATCCCAAAGCGCTGTCCATCCCGCCGAAGATCTCCGGCTCCCAGGTCATCGGGTTCGCCACGGCCATGTCCAAAGTGGTCCTGAACCGTGGTGCGGGCGAGGCCGTGAGCATGGCCCGCAGCAACCTGCGGAACATCCCGCGCCGCTAG
- a CDS encoding queuosine precursor transporter, producing the protein MPSVPGHSAASETVPQTSAASGASFAAAGSPYFGIMLAFMAVVLILSNIGASKGVAFGPIVTDGGFFLFPLAYILGDVISEVYGFAVARKAILTTFALSVFASLCYWVIIALPGFGDEYGNAKQSALEGALGPVPQIVLASLLAFLAGQTINSWILVRMKARSGEKSLWARLMGSSGAGEFVDTLIFCSIAAPVIGIPDFGSFVNYAVVGFVYKTLVEFLFVPVTSLAINWVKRREPSYGVAGRAVAAVTNAA; encoded by the coding sequence ATGCCTTCTGTCCCCGGCCACAGCGCCGCGTCCGAAACCGTCCCGCAAACGTCCGCTGCCTCCGGTGCCAGCTTCGCCGCCGCCGGCTCGCCCTATTTCGGGATCATGCTCGCGTTCATGGCCGTGGTGCTGATCCTGTCCAATATCGGAGCCTCCAAGGGCGTGGCTTTCGGACCCATCGTCACCGACGGCGGCTTCTTCCTGTTCCCGCTGGCGTACATCCTCGGCGACGTCATCAGCGAGGTCTACGGTTTCGCGGTGGCCCGTAAAGCCATCCTGACCACGTTCGCCTTGTCCGTCTTTGCATCGCTCTGCTACTGGGTAATCATCGCCCTTCCGGGCTTCGGCGACGAGTACGGTAACGCCAAGCAGTCCGCGCTGGAAGGCGCACTGGGCCCCGTCCCGCAGATCGTGCTGGCATCCCTGCTGGCCTTCCTGGCCGGGCAGACCATCAACTCCTGGATCCTGGTCCGGATGAAGGCCCGTTCCGGTGAGAAGTCCCTCTGGGCCCGGCTCATGGGCTCCTCCGGCGCCGGCGAGTTCGTGGACACCCTGATCTTCTGCAGCATCGCCGCACCCGTGATCGGCATCCCGGACTTCGGCAGCTTCGTGAACTACGCGGTGGTGGGCTTCGTCTACAAAACCCTGGTCGAATTCCTCTTTGTCCCCGTCACTTCCTTGGCCATCAACTGGGTCAAGAGGCGCGAGCCCAGCTACGGCGTCGCAGGCCGGGCCGTGGCAGCGGTGACAAACGCCGCGTAG
- a CDS encoding TIGR01777 family oxidoreductase, giving the protein MDGSKTVVVAGASGFIGTYLRRRFQQDGWTVRTIGRREAGTTAACWDDGAGMTRVLNGASLVVNLAGRSVSCRYNRRNRAVILDSRVATTQALGRAIARCQEPPSTWLNASTGTIYRNARDRPQSESDGELGSGFSVEVARAWEDALEAAATSGTRRVPLRIAIVLGRGGGALAPFANLARLGLGGHMGDGNQKFSWIHVEDLYRSVRFLHARTDISGPVNVASPDVVSNGEMMRLVRRAYGVRFGLPTPAWLLRAGAVLIRTETELVLKSRWVQPQKLLDAGFVYSHPELGRALLQIAREKA; this is encoded by the coding sequence ATGGACGGGTCAAAGACTGTTGTGGTGGCAGGTGCCTCAGGCTTTATCGGCACATACCTCCGCCGGCGCTTCCAGCAGGACGGCTGGACAGTGCGCACCATCGGACGCAGGGAAGCCGGCACTACCGCGGCCTGCTGGGACGACGGCGCCGGCATGACAAGGGTGCTCAACGGCGCTTCCCTGGTGGTGAACCTCGCCGGACGCTCCGTTTCATGCCGTTACAACCGGCGGAACAGGGCGGTGATCCTGGACTCGCGCGTCGCCACCACCCAGGCGCTCGGCCGGGCCATCGCACGCTGCCAGGAACCGCCGTCGACCTGGCTGAATGCCAGCACAGGCACCATCTACCGCAATGCGCGTGACCGGCCACAGTCCGAGAGCGACGGTGAACTGGGCTCCGGATTCTCTGTGGAGGTGGCACGGGCCTGGGAGGACGCTTTGGAGGCAGCGGCAACGTCGGGAACCCGGAGGGTGCCGCTGCGGATAGCGATCGTGTTGGGCCGCGGCGGAGGTGCGCTGGCACCGTTCGCCAACCTTGCACGGCTGGGGCTGGGCGGCCACATGGGCGATGGAAACCAGAAGTTCAGCTGGATCCATGTGGAGGACCTGTACCGCAGCGTCCGGTTCCTGCACGCGCGGACCGATATCAGCGGACCGGTGAACGTGGCATCGCCGGATGTGGTCAGCAACGGGGAGATGATGCGCCTGGTCCGGCGTGCCTATGGTGTCCGCTTTGGGCTGCCCACGCCGGCCTGGCTGCTCCGTGCCGGGGCCGTCCTGATCCGCACGGAAACGGAACTGGTGCTCAAGTCCCGGTGGGTCCAGCCGCAGAAACTGCTCGACGCGGGCTTCGTGTACAGCCACCCGGAACTGGGCCGTGCGCTGCTGCAGATCGCCCGGGAGAAGGCGTGA